One Actinospica robiniae DSM 44927 genomic region harbors:
- a CDS encoding Ig-like domain-containing protein: MSRMFHRAVAVSVIGTAALVAPVAAMAADTGGGTTGETATSVVVHLPQSAQPGEPFTVTARITPRDGVATPGSPQDPDFPGDSAGAPDSTPEQPGATPETRSGTGADGSQTGTVKGKGKSKGTGHRKGTGRRKGKGKTRRPALTGEVTFIVDGKAQPPVEVTRDQASEQISVPLGRHTISAEYSGDDHFEGADSPTVAFALTDGSEQGDGSQQ, translated from the coding sequence ATGTCCCGTATGTTCCATCGCGCGGTCGCCGTGTCCGTCATCGGCACGGCCGCCCTGGTCGCGCCGGTGGCCGCCATGGCCGCGGACACCGGGGGCGGCACCACGGGCGAGACGGCGACCAGCGTCGTCGTCCACCTGCCGCAGAGCGCGCAGCCCGGCGAGCCGTTCACCGTGACCGCGCGGATCACCCCGCGCGACGGCGTCGCCACCCCCGGCTCCCCGCAGGACCCGGACTTCCCGGGCGACTCGGCGGGCGCGCCGGATTCGACCCCGGAGCAGCCGGGCGCCACGCCCGAGACCCGGAGCGGCACCGGCGCGGACGGGAGCCAGACCGGCACGGTGAAGGGGAAGGGCAAGTCCAAGGGCACCGGCCACCGCAAGGGCACGGGGCGCCGCAAGGGCAAGGGCAAGACCAGGCGGCCCGCGCTGACCGGCGAGGTCACCTTCATCGTGGACGGCAAGGCCCAGCCCCCGGTCGAGGTGACCCGCGACCAGGCCAGCGAGCAGATCAGCGTCCCGCTCGGTCGGCACACGATCTCCGCCGAATACAGCGGCGACGACCACTTCGAGGGCGCCGACTCGCCCACGGTCGCCTTCGCGCTGACCGACGGCAGCGAGCAGGGCGACGGTTCGCAGCAGTAA